A single window of Candidatus Zixiibacteriota bacterium DNA harbors:
- a CDS encoding ATP-binding protein yields the protein MWEPEKQTTKFYVLGGVIAFTLALHYGLIVEPLSGHVHWIHAIHGRFCYIPIVIAAAWFGLRGGLYAALFISVAVLPYIFTTGLEVHALADELTEIIFYFAIALLSGGLIEREFRSRKKAEDMRLQLEHSHKMSLVGQIAAGMAHEIKNPLASIKGAVEILCEDGTSEEDKAEFQAIVLKEVKRINASVTDFLEFARPSETTLAVLNLADVVRSSLKQIQPQALRRDIRIISHVEDPVIVMADEERIHQVMLNLLLNAVDASPDESNVTISLGTEESDARITIEDSGNGISEENVSKIFEPFFTTKSTGTGLGLAIAKSIVERHKGCIKLENNTSRGARAEIKLPLTVVGVPV from the coding sequence ATGTGGGAACCTGAAAAACAGACAACCAAATTCTATGTCCTTGGCGGTGTAATCGCCTTCACTCTGGCCTTACATTATGGCTTGATAGTGGAGCCATTATCCGGACATGTCCATTGGATTCATGCGATTCATGGCCGGTTCTGCTATATCCCAATTGTAATTGCCGCTGCCTGGTTTGGGTTGCGTGGCGGCCTTTACGCGGCCTTGTTCATTTCCGTTGCCGTCCTTCCCTACATTTTTACAACCGGCTTGGAAGTTCACGCGCTTGCAGATGAACTGACCGAAATCATCTTTTACTTCGCGATCGCGTTGCTGTCCGGCGGTCTCATCGAGCGGGAATTCCGAAGCCGAAAAAAAGCCGAAGATATGAGACTTCAGCTGGAACATTCACACAAAATGTCGCTCGTAGGGCAAATAGCTGCCGGCATGGCTCATGAGATAAAGAACCCGCTGGCCTCCATTAAAGGGGCAGTCGAAATCCTTTGTGAAGATGGTACTTCTGAGGAAGACAAGGCAGAATTCCAAGCCATCGTATTGAAAGAAGTGAAACGTATCAACGCCAGTGTGACCGATTTTCTCGAGTTTGCCAGACCCAGTGAAACAACGTTAGCCGTACTTAATCTGGCCGATGTTGTCCGCTCCAGCCTCAAGCAGATTCAGCCACAGGCTTTGAGGCGAGATATAAGGATCATTAGTCACGTTGAAGATCCTGTAATCGTGATGGCAGACGAAGAGAGGATTCACCAGGTCATGCTTAATTTGCTGCTCAATGCCGTGGATGCATCCCCAGATGAATCGAATGTGACAATCAGCCTTGGGACCGAAGAGTCCGATGCGCGGATCACTATTGAAGATTCCGGCAACGGCATAAGTGAGGAGAATGTATCGAAGATCTTCGAGCCGTTCTTCACGACTAAATCAACCGGTACGGGGCTTGGGCTCGCCATAGCGAAGAGCATAGTTGAACGGCACAAGGGTTGCATTAAACTTGAAAATAATACCAGCCGTGGCGCAAGAGCGGAAATTAAACTGCCATTGACGGTAGTCGGAGTACCAGTATGA